A genomic stretch from Gorilla gorilla gorilla isolate KB3781 chromosome 20, NHGRI_mGorGor1-v2.1_pri, whole genome shotgun sequence includes:
- the ZNF121 gene encoding zinc finger protein 121 isoform X2, with translation MAEIHNGGELCDFMENGEIFSEHSCLNAHMGTENTGDTYDCDEYGENFPMLHNSAPTGETLSVLNQCRKAFSLPPNVHQRTWIGDKSFEYSDCEEAFVDQSHLQANRITHNGETLYEQKQCGRAFTYSTSHAVSVKMHTVEKPYECKECGKFFRYSSYLNSHMRTHTGEKPYECKECGKCFTVSSHLVEHVRIHTGEKPYQCKECGRAFAGRSGLTKHVRIHTGEKPYECNECGKAYNRFYLLTEHFKTHTEEKPFECKVCGKSFRSSSCLKNHFRIHTGIKPYKCKECGKAFTVSSSLHNHVKIHTGEKPYECKDCGKAFATSSQLIEHIRTHTGEKPYICKECGKTFRASSHLQKHVRIHTGEKPYICNECGKAYNRFYLLTKHLKTH, from the exons atg GCAGAAATCCACAATGGAGGGGAACTCTGTGACTTTATGGAAAATGGAGAAATCTTCAGTGAACACTCATGCCTTAATGCACACATGGGAACTGAAAATACAGGGGACACTTACGACTGTGATGAGTATGGAGAAAACTTTCCCATGTTACACAACAGTGCCCCTACTGGAGAGACACTTTCTGTGTTGAATCAGTGCAGAAAAGCCTTCAGCCTGCCACCAAATGTTCACCAGAGAACATGGATAGGAGACAAATCCTTTGAATACAGTGACTGTGAGGAAGCCTTTGTTgatcagtcacatcttcaggcaaATAGGATAACTCACAATGGAGAAACACTCTATGAACAGAAGCAATGTGGGAGAGCTTTTACTTACTCCACAAGCCATGCTGTGTCTGTTAAAATGCATACTGTAGAAAAACCCTacgaatgtaaggaatgtggaaaaTTCTTTAGATATTCTTCATATCTTAATAGTCACATGCGAACCCATACtggggagaaaccctatgaatgtaaggaatgtgggaaatgCTTCACTGTTTCTTCACACCTAGTTGAACATgtaagaattcatactggagagaaaccttatcaatgtaaggaatgtggaagAGCCTTCGCTGGGCGCTCAGGCCTTACTAAACATGTACGAATacacactggagagaagccctatGAATGTAACGAATGTGGGAAAGCCTACAATAGGTTTTATCTACTAACTGAACATTTTAAAACTCACACAGAGGAGAAGCCCTTTGAATGTAAGGTATGTGGAAAATCCTTCAGAAGCTCTTCATGCCTTAAGAATCACTTTAGAATTCACACTGGAATAAAACCCTATAAATGTAAGGAGTGTGGGAAAGCATTCACTGTTTCCTCAAGCTTACATAATCATGTAAAAATccatactggagagaagccctatgaatgtaaggaCTGTGGGAAAGCCTTTGCTACATCTTCACAACTCATTGAACATATaagaactcacactggagagaaaccgtatatatgtaaggaatgtgggaaaaccTTCCGTGCTTCTTCACATCTACAGAAACATGttagaattcacactggagagaaaccctatatatgtaatgaatgtggaaaagcctacaatagattttatttacttactaaacatttaaaaacacactGA
- the ZNF121 gene encoding zinc finger protein 121 isoform X1, protein MAEIHNGGELCDFMENGEIFSEHSCLNAHMGTENTGDTYDCDEYGENFPMLHNSAPTGETLSVLNQCRKAFSLPPNVHQRTWIGDKSFEYSDCEEAFVDQSHLQANRITHNGETLYEQKQCGRAFTYSTSHAVSVKMHTVEKPYECKECGKFFRYSSYLNSHMRTHTGEKPYECKECGKCFTVSSHLVEHVRIHTGEKPYQCKECGRAFAGRSGLTKHVRIHTGEKPYECNECGKAYNRFYLLTEHFKTHTEEKPFECKVCGKSFRSSSCLKNHFRIHTGIKPYKCKECGKAFTVSSSLHNHVKIHTGEKPYECKDCGKAFATSSQLIEHIRTHTGEKPYICKECGKTFRASSHLQKHVRIHTGEKPYICNECGKAYNRFYLLTKHLKTH, encoded by the exons ATG GCAGAAATCCACAATGGAGGGGAACTCTGTGACTTTATGGAAAATGGAGAAATCTTCAGTGAACACTCATGCCTTAATGCACACATGGGAACTGAAAATACAGGGGACACTTACGACTGTGATGAGTATGGAGAAAACTTTCCCATGTTACACAACAGTGCCCCTACTGGAGAGACACTTTCTGTGTTGAATCAGTGCAGAAAAGCCTTCAGCCTGCCACCAAATGTTCACCAGAGAACATGGATAGGAGACAAATCCTTTGAATACAGTGACTGTGAGGAAGCCTTTGTTgatcagtcacatcttcaggcaaATAGGATAACTCACAATGGAGAAACACTCTATGAACAGAAGCAATGTGGGAGAGCTTTTACTTACTCCACAAGCCATGCTGTGTCTGTTAAAATGCATACTGTAGAAAAACCCTacgaatgtaaggaatgtggaaaaTTCTTTAGATATTCTTCATATCTTAATAGTCACATGCGAACCCATACtggggagaaaccctatgaatgtaaggaatgtgggaaatgCTTCACTGTTTCTTCACACCTAGTTGAACATgtaagaattcatactggagagaaaccttatcaatgtaaggaatgtggaagAGCCTTCGCTGGGCGCTCAGGCCTTACTAAACATGTACGAATacacactggagagaagccctatGAATGTAACGAATGTGGGAAAGCCTACAATAGGTTTTATCTACTAACTGAACATTTTAAAACTCACACAGAGGAGAAGCCCTTTGAATGTAAGGTATGTGGAAAATCCTTCAGAAGCTCTTCATGCCTTAAGAATCACTTTAGAATTCACACTGGAATAAAACCCTATAAATGTAAGGAGTGTGGGAAAGCATTCACTGTTTCCTCAAGCTTACATAATCATGTAAAAATccatactggagagaagccctatgaatgtaaggaCTGTGGGAAAGCCTTTGCTACATCTTCACAACTCATTGAACATATaagaactcacactggagagaaaccgtatatatgtaaggaatgtgggaaaaccTTCCGTGCTTCTTCACATCTACAGAAACATGttagaattcacactggagagaaaccctatatatgtaatgaatgtggaaaagcctacaatagattttatttacttactaaacatttaaaaacacactGA